In Nostoc sphaeroides, the genomic window GTTCCTATGCTCTGCCCTATATCCGGGGTGAAATTCAACACTATCTCCGAGATAAAGGTGTCACTGTGCGAATTCCTCGCAAATGGTTAGCACTGCAACAACAAGCAATAGGAGTGTCACGTTCTTGGCGGGAAAAGCATAATCGCCAACCAACAGACTCGGAATTAGCAACAGCACTGGAAATTTCTCCAAACGAATGGCAAGAAATTAAATTAGCGTGGATAAATCGCGCTCCCTTGAGTCTCGATGTGCCAATCCAAGATGGAGAAGAAGGCTCTACCTGTTTGGGAGAATTAGTTCCAGATCCTAACTATCGCAGCTTTCAACTAGTACAAGAAGACCAACTTCGCTTGCAACAAGCATTGGTTCAGCTAGAACAACGCACCCGCGATGTGTTGGAATGTGTGTTCTTACAGGATTTAACACAAAAACAAGTTGCAGAACATC contains:
- a CDS encoding RNA polymerase sigma factor SigF, translating into MPTTTTNELKHEIWQLLREYQQYPSENVRNKLVKLNFGLVRKEAHYWTNQCHETYDDLLQVGSLGLIRAIEKFELSKGHAFSSYALPYIRGEIQHYLRDKGVTVRIPRKWLALQQQAIGVSRSWREKHNRQPTDSELATALEISPNEWQEIKLAWINRAPLSLDVPIQDGEEGSTCLGELVPDPNYRSFQLVQEDQLRLQQALVQLEQRTRDVLECVFLQDLTQKQVAEHLGISVVTVSRRVKKGLDLMKQLMGVSED